The following proteins come from a genomic window of Sulfurovum xiamenensis:
- a CDS encoding sulfite exporter TauE/SafE family protein: MMIELIFVGIFIGTMSGFFGIGGGMILVPILLVLGFDTKDAIGISIIQMVFSSIYGSFLNFRKGSLIIGEGIFVGFGGFIGGYIGGYVTHYISDIILQFLFLGLLIFALFRLFFSQHHEDDGKSKTLNKALLFSIGLGIGIFSITLGIGGSIILTPLLVGVLHYPIKKAVSAGLFFVVFSSVAGMISRLSSGTIDFNNGLMVAVASLIGVAMGIWLKDHVTSKHHKMALLALYMFALIILIKKMWF, from the coding sequence ATGATGATAGAACTTATATTCGTCGGTATTTTTATCGGTACGATGTCAGGCTTTTTTGGTATAGGTGGAGGAATGATCCTTGTACCTATACTTTTAGTGCTTGGTTTTGATACTAAAGATGCCATCGGTATCTCCATCATTCAAATGGTCTTTAGCTCTATTTACGGCTCATTTCTTAACTTCAGAAAAGGTTCTTTGATCATCGGTGAGGGGATCTTTGTCGGATTTGGAGGCTTTATAGGTGGATACATCGGCGGGTATGTCACACACTATATCTCAGATATCATCCTGCAGTTTCTCTTTCTTGGGCTGTTAATATTTGCTCTGTTCCGACTTTTTTTCTCACAGCATCATGAGGATGATGGAAAGAGTAAAACATTGAATAAAGCCTTGCTTTTTAGTATTGGTCTTGGCATTGGGATATTTTCCATTACACTGGGTATCGGGGGGTCTATTATACTCACACCTCTTCTAGTAGGAGTATTGCATTACCCTATAAAAAAAGCGGTCAGTGCAGGGTTGTTCTTTGTAGTCTTCTCTTCGGTAGCCGGGATGATAAGCCGATTGAGCAGCGGGACGATAGACTTTAACAATGGTTTGATGGTCGCTGTAGCTTCACTGATCGGTGTAGCTATGGGTATCTGGCTTAAAGATCATGTGACTTCGAAACATCATAAGATGGCACTTTTAGCACTTTATATGTTCGCATTGATCATTTTGATAAAAAAAATGTGGTTCTGA
- a CDS encoding GAF domain-containing protein, protein MQGDLKSNFKTMANTLNKYVESKDLNYIEQIEKQFESLFNAEVVKLWAYDDKNEMLHLIESGDQEAVSLVPSLTKQAITGKSSVISNHSTSDKYYTPEIDNPLELKVKALMIFPIIKGKRVIGVLRIWRGLKQKKIFTRKDESILKSFMPLLTKLVVCEKMEKEEIIAFTDDTKENKVVSDTKPVVAPETKDIPSKVSDEFTALEKKFDETLEELEFYRKNEAVYKTKIDKSQSELKKSEEKCKQIETSALELSSEIQAYQSQIKELTTQLEILKEDHEHLKHELKEANKSNNVQNIKEEKLKRSLIENKRLGKLDQNIEFILEEVHHLFEKNEYAYMLFELLVFSIASRKGMEDLEETLRKTKLVPDMLEGYYFNGNLKVHNEKCMIQDFVKSIEKYKHNIFPEMMDFNIVVENEIPASLVFDAPKIQSIFLHLLMDLYQFAEHSKPVNIHFAYKNKFLTIEIGSTVYQKNSLFKSVLKQMKLTGNEKGRHGLQLSIKLIKRLKGEIESVYEDEYYKFVFSVPAQVIKI, encoded by the coding sequence ATGCAAGGTGATTTAAAGTCGAATTTTAAAACGATGGCTAACACTTTAAATAAATATGTTGAGTCAAAAGATTTAAACTATATAGAACAAATAGAAAAGCAATTTGAGTCACTTTTCAATGCCGAGGTTGTAAAGCTTTGGGCATATGATGATAAGAATGAAATGCTGCACTTAATTGAAAGTGGCGATCAAGAAGCTGTTTCTTTAGTACCAAGTCTAACAAAACAAGCCATCACTGGTAAGTCTTCTGTGATTTCGAATCATAGTACCAGTGATAAGTATTATACTCCTGAAATAGATAATCCCCTAGAGTTAAAAGTAAAAGCTTTAATGATCTTCCCTATTATAAAGGGTAAGCGGGTCATAGGGGTATTACGTATATGGAGAGGCTTAAAGCAAAAAAAGATCTTTACCAGAAAAGATGAATCTATACTGAAATCATTTATGCCACTATTGACGAAATTGGTAGTGTGCGAAAAGATGGAAAAAGAAGAGATCATCGCATTTACAGATGACACTAAAGAGAATAAAGTTGTTTCTGATACTAAGCCTGTCGTAGCTCCAGAGACGAAAGATATACCAAGTAAAGTGAGCGATGAATTTACAGCACTGGAAAAGAAATTTGATGAGACTTTGGAAGAACTGGAGTTCTATAGAAAAAACGAAGCTGTATACAAAACCAAAATAGACAAATCTCAAAGTGAGCTAAAGAAATCAGAAGAAAAATGTAAGCAAATAGAAACATCTGCATTAGAACTTTCTTCTGAGATACAAGCCTATCAATCACAGATAAAAGAGTTAACCACACAACTCGAGATACTCAAAGAAGATCATGAACATTTAAAGCATGAGCTTAAGGAAGCTAATAAGAGTAATAATGTTCAAAACATCAAAGAAGAAAAATTAAAGAGGTCTTTGATAGAGAATAAGAGATTAGGAAAGCTCGATCAAAATATCGAATTTATACTTGAGGAAGTGCACCATCTTTTCGAAAAAAATGAGTATGCATATATGTTGTTTGAGCTATTGGTTTTTTCAATTGCCTCCCGAAAAGGTATGGAAGACTTGGAGGAAACATTAAGAAAAACAAAGTTGGTACCCGACATGCTAGAAGGGTATTATTTTAATGGAAACCTTAAGGTCCATAATGAAAAATGTATGATTCAAGATTTTGTGAAGAGCATAGAAAAGTATAAACATAACATTTTCCCGGAGATGATGGATTTTAATATTGTCGTAGAGAATGAGATTCCTGCATCTTTAGTATTTGATGCACCTAAAATACAGAGTATATTTCTACACCTTCTAATGGATCTTTATCAGTTTGCTGAACATAGCAAACCGGTAAATATACATTTTGCCTATAAAAATAAATTTCTAACTATTGAGATTGGCAGTACTGTGTACCAAAAAAACAGTTTGTTCAAATCCGTGTTAAAACAAATGAAGTTAACCGGAAATGAAAAAGGGAGACATGGCTTGCAATTAAGTATAAAGTTAATCAAAAGACTGAAAGGTGAAATAGAATCTGTGTATGAAGATGAATATTATAAATTTGTCTTTTCTGTTCCTGCTCAAGTGATAAAGATCTGA
- the uvrA gene encoding excinuclease ABC subunit UvrA translates to MKKDMIHVYGAKENNLKNINLSIPKNQLVVVTGISGSGKSTLAFSTLYAEGQRRYIESLSSYARQFLGRVGKPDVDKIEGLTPAIAIDQKTTSKNPRSTVGTITEIYDYLRLLFSRVGEQHCHECGKPISSMSASDIIEEVLKLPDGAKLMIMAPLVKEKKGTFADMLESLRHKGYVRAMIDGVMVRLDDEIELSKTKKHTIKVVIDRVVVKEESRDRIGQDVEKALKESYGEMEIEVLNYEELELDRQHIHYSEHLACFDCKLSFEPLEPVSFSFNSPKGACPTCDGLGIRYAIDLKKVIDQELSIDKGAVKIMYGFNKSYYTKFLNAFCEQNEIDIQLPYGELEAHQQKAILYGNGSTVDFVWKRHKLKREWPGVVKFAHDMFKEEKDLSEYMTEKVCDKCHGHRLRPRSLAVKIEGKNIADIIDMPIEKSYAYFADEKSFSHLNEQQKMIAESILKELYERLYFLHDVGLGYITLSRDARSISGGEAQRIRIASQIGSGLTGVMYVLDEPSIGLHERDTMKLIRTLNSLRDKGNSVIVVEHDKETILAADYIIDIGPGAGEFGGEVVFAGDAKKLAKAKTLTADYMYGKKVISYTHDKPQNEWIEIKNVTINNIEKLDAKIPLENFVCVTGVSGSGKSSLILQTLLPVAREILNHAKKVNKVDGVEITGLDKLDKVIYLDQSPIGRTPRSNPATYTGIMDEIRKLFAQTKEAELRGYKIGRFSFNVKGGRCEKCQGDGQIKIEMHFLPDVLVKCDACDGTRYNAQTREVLYKGKSISDVLGMSVGEALEFFKAIPAIAVKLKTLTDVGLDYITLGQNATTLSGGEAQRIKLSKELSRKDTGQTLYVLDEPTTGLHFADVDRLTGVLHHLVELGNSVVVIEHNLDMIKNADYIIDMGPEGGNKGGLVIATGSPEEIAKEYKKTGSYTGEYLAKELEGKTV, encoded by the coding sequence ATGAAGAAAGATATGATACACGTTTACGGTGCAAAAGAAAATAATTTAAAAAATATAAATCTGAGCATCCCTAAAAACCAACTGGTAGTCGTTACCGGAATTTCGGGAAGTGGTAAGTCTACTTTGGCCTTTTCCACTTTGTATGCGGAAGGTCAAAGACGTTATATAGAGTCACTCTCTTCGTATGCACGGCAGTTTTTGGGGCGTGTAGGAAAACCTGATGTCGATAAAATAGAGGGGTTGACCCCTGCTATTGCGATAGACCAGAAGACCACCTCTAAAAACCCGCGTTCCACTGTGGGAACGATCACTGAGATCTATGATTACTTGAGATTGTTGTTTTCACGTGTCGGTGAACAGCATTGTCATGAGTGCGGAAAGCCTATCTCTTCGATGTCCGCTTCTGATATTATAGAAGAGGTGCTAAAACTGCCTGATGGGGCAAAACTCATGATCATGGCCCCGCTGGTCAAAGAGAAAAAAGGTACCTTTGCAGACATGCTGGAGTCTCTTCGCCACAAAGGATATGTCCGTGCGATGATCGATGGGGTGATGGTGCGTCTTGATGATGAGATAGAACTTTCCAAAACAAAAAAACACACCATCAAAGTGGTGATAGACAGAGTCGTTGTCAAAGAAGAGAGCCGTGACCGTATAGGACAGGATGTGGAAAAAGCACTCAAAGAGAGTTACGGCGAGATGGAGATCGAAGTACTCAATTATGAAGAGTTGGAACTTGATAGACAGCATATCCATTACTCTGAACACTTGGCCTGCTTTGACTGTAAACTGAGCTTCGAACCTTTGGAACCGGTAAGCTTCTCTTTCAACTCACCTAAGGGTGCCTGTCCGACCTGTGATGGCCTTGGGATCCGTTATGCGATAGATCTGAAGAAGGTCATAGACCAGGAACTCAGTATAGACAAGGGTGCTGTCAAGATCATGTACGGGTTTAATAAGAGTTATTACACCAAATTCCTCAATGCTTTCTGTGAACAAAATGAGATAGACATCCAACTCCCTTATGGTGAACTTGAAGCACACCAGCAAAAGGCCATCCTTTACGGAAATGGGAGTACGGTAGATTTCGTATGGAAACGGCATAAGCTCAAACGTGAATGGCCCGGAGTCGTGAAGTTCGCACATGACATGTTCAAAGAGGAGAAAGACCTTTCTGAATATATGACTGAAAAGGTGTGTGACAAGTGTCATGGGCATAGACTCAGACCCCGTTCTTTAGCGGTGAAGATAGAGGGGAAAAATATCGCAGATATCATTGATATGCCTATCGAAAAATCGTATGCCTATTTCGCAGATGAAAAGAGTTTTTCCCACTTGAATGAGCAGCAGAAGATGATAGCAGAATCCATACTTAAAGAGTTGTATGAAAGACTCTATTTCCTACATGATGTGGGGCTGGGCTACATTACTTTGAGCCGTGATGCAAGAAGTATCTCAGGGGGAGAAGCACAGCGTATACGTATCGCTTCCCAGATAGGTTCCGGACTGACGGGAGTGATGTATGTACTGGATGAGCCGAGCATTGGACTGCATGAACGTGATACGATGAAGCTCATACGTACACTTAACTCTTTGCGTGACAAAGGGAATTCCGTGATCGTAGTGGAACATGATAAAGAGACCATACTTGCAGCCGATTACATTATAGATATCGGTCCTGGAGCAGGTGAGTTTGGTGGAGAAGTAGTATTTGCCGGTGATGCAAAGAAATTGGCTAAAGCCAAGACCCTGACAGCAGACTATATGTATGGCAAGAAAGTTATCTCTTACACGCATGACAAGCCCCAAAATGAGTGGATAGAGATCAAAAATGTGACGATCAACAATATCGAAAAACTTGATGCGAAGATCCCTTTGGAGAATTTTGTGTGTGTTACAGGTGTCAGTGGAAGCGGTAAAAGTTCATTGATCCTTCAAACGCTGCTTCCTGTGGCAAGAGAGATACTGAACCATGCAAAAAAGGTGAATAAAGTCGATGGTGTAGAGATCACAGGACTGGACAAACTTGATAAGGTCATCTATCTGGACCAAAGCCCGATAGGGAGAACACCGCGTTCCAACCCTGCAACCTATACCGGTATTATGGATGAGATACGTAAACTCTTTGCGCAAACCAAAGAGGCAGAACTTCGCGGCTACAAGATAGGCCGCTTTTCATTTAACGTGAAAGGTGGACGCTGTGAGAAGTGCCAGGGAGATGGACAGATCAAGATCGAGATGCACTTCTTGCCGGATGTCTTGGTAAAGTGTGATGCCTGTGACGGTACACGCTACAATGCACAGACTCGAGAAGTGTTGTATAAAGGAAAGTCTATCTCCGATGTACTTGGTATGAGTGTAGGTGAAGCACTGGAATTCTTCAAAGCGATCCCGGCTATTGCGGTCAAGCTGAAGACATTGACAGATGTTGGACTGGATTATATCACCCTGGGACAAAATGCTACCACACTTTCAGGGGGAGAGGCGCAGCGTATCAAGCTGAGTAAAGAGCTAAGCCGTAAAGATACAGGCCAAACCCTTTATGTGTTGGATGAACCGACTACGGGACTTCACTTTGCTGATGTGGACAGACTTACAGGTGTATTACACCATTTGGTCGAATTGGGTAATTCAGTGGTCGTCATCGAACATAATCTGGATATGATCAAAAATGCAGATTACATTATAGATATGGGACCTGAAGGTGGAAATAAAGGCGGACTTGTCATTGCTACAGGTTCACCGGAAGAGATAGCAAAAGAGTATAAAAAAACAGGGTCTTATACCGGTGAGTATTTGGCCAAAGAATTGGAAGGAAAAACAGTATGA
- a CDS encoding tRNA dihydrouridine synthase codes for MKLDFTKPLYVLAPLAGFTDLPFRSVVKKFGVDLTISEMISSNALVHNSKKTFRMLEKSPIEDPYAIQIAGSDLDVIKRAVEIINAIDGITTIDLNCGCPAPKVVNNLQGSSLLTDLPQMGKVIETIKKYSNKEYTSVKFRLGFNEKNHKEIAHICQESGADYIAVHGRTRAGRYKAAVDYDAIGEVKETVSIPVIANGDIDSPAKAKWVLEHTGADGIMIGRAAVGKPWIFKQIKEGMEEPTSELIKEVVLEHFDQMIKHYDKYGAIIFRKNLHSYSKAGYQGASAFRNDVNRIEDPEEMRAVIEAFFSQPFLHEV; via the coding sequence ATGAAACTAGACTTTACTAAACCCCTTTACGTCTTAGCCCCTCTAGCGGGCTTTACGGATCTCCCTTTTCGTTCCGTTGTCAAGAAATTCGGTGTCGACCTGACCATTTCAGAGATGATAAGCTCTAATGCCTTGGTCCATAACTCAAAGAAAACATTTCGTATGTTGGAGAAGAGTCCGATAGAAGACCCCTATGCTATCCAAATAGCGGGTTCTGATCTGGATGTCATTAAGCGCGCGGTGGAAATTATCAATGCCATAGATGGTATTACGACGATCGATCTCAATTGTGGCTGTCCCGCACCCAAAGTAGTGAATAATCTTCAGGGATCATCCCTGCTTACAGATCTGCCCCAAATGGGTAAAGTGATAGAAACGATCAAAAAATACTCCAACAAAGAGTATACTTCAGTCAAGTTCCGTTTGGGATTTAATGAAAAAAACCATAAAGAGATAGCACATATATGCCAGGAATCCGGTGCAGACTACATCGCTGTACATGGAAGAACCAGGGCAGGCAGATACAAAGCAGCAGTAGATTATGATGCGATAGGGGAGGTAAAAGAAACCGTCTCGATACCAGTCATTGCCAACGGTGATATAGATTCTCCTGCCAAAGCGAAATGGGTACTGGAACATACAGGTGCAGACGGCATCATGATAGGACGTGCAGCGGTAGGCAAGCCATGGATATTCAAACAGATCAAAGAGGGCATGGAAGAGCCCACTTCCGAACTCATCAAAGAGGTCGTTTTAGAACATTTTGACCAAATGATCAAACATTATGATAAGTATGGAGCGATCATTTTTAGAAAAAACCTTCATTCCTACTCAAAAGCGGGTTATCAAGGTGCTTCTGCATTTAGAAATGATGTGAATCGTATAGAAGATCCAGAAGAGATGAGAGCAGTGATAGAAGCATTTTTTTCTCAGCCTTTTTTGCATGAAGTTTGA
- a CDS encoding PAS domain-containing protein, with protein sequence MSMKPIDLEHEVKSVDIVVSKGDAEGNITYANPIFFKLAGYTQAELLDKPHSIVRHPDMPKIIFKYLWDSLKAGNDVKAFVKNLSKDGGFYWVFAHIKVATNPDKSFRNYVSTRRGMSASARSVIEPLYKELLAAEENGGMDASLALLEAFLKDHDGSLATFNETMQKIQNS encoded by the coding sequence ATGAGCATGAAACCAATAGATCTAGAACACGAAGTTAAAAGTGTTGATATTGTTGTTTCAAAAGGAGATGCAGAAGGTAATATCACCTATGCAAATCCGATATTTTTTAAATTAGCAGGCTATACACAAGCAGAACTTTTAGACAAACCGCATTCAATTGTACGTCACCCGGATATGCCAAAAATTATTTTCAAATATTTATGGGATAGTCTCAAAGCAGGGAATGATGTCAAAGCATTTGTGAAAAATCTCTCTAAAGATGGAGGGTTTTATTGGGTATTCGCACATATAAAAGTTGCTACAAACCCAGATAAATCATTCAGAAATTATGTTTCAACCAGAAGAGGGATGTCCGCATCTGCAAGATCTGTGATCGAACCTTTATATAAAGAGTTGCTTGCTGCAGAAGAGAACGGTGGCATGGATGCATCTTTGGCACTCTTAGAAGCATTTTTAAAAGATCATGACGGAAGCTTAGCTACATTCAACGAAACCATGCAAAAAATTCAAAACAGTTAA
- a CDS encoding SixA phosphatase family protein produces the protein MKTLYLIRHAKSDWSDGSLSDFERGLKKKGHKDLDTISSYMSLQRLKPDLILSSLALRAQTTADQLGKKIGYEGRIHYMEELYNSRPETLMNILTLQDDSYETIFLVGHNPELTEFANFLIETNFSKLPTLGVLAINLNIDSWNDISEKCGEIDFFIQPKQFKYYMPKQIRTTLPQEK, from the coding sequence ATCAAAACATTATATCTTATACGGCATGCAAAATCAGACTGGAGTGATGGGTCGCTTAGTGACTTTGAGAGAGGATTGAAAAAAAAAGGTCATAAAGACCTTGATACGATCAGTTCATATATGTCTCTTCAGAGGTTGAAACCGGATCTTATTTTATCTAGTTTAGCACTCAGAGCACAGACTACGGCGGATCAACTAGGTAAAAAGATCGGTTATGAAGGTAGGATCCATTATATGGAGGAACTTTATAATTCGCGTCCTGAAACGCTAATGAATATATTGACCCTTCAAGATGACAGCTATGAAACGATATTTTTAGTGGGACATAACCCGGAGTTGACTGAATTCGCAAATTTTTTGATAGAGACAAATTTCTCTAAACTCCCTACGTTGGGGGTATTGGCAATCAATCTAAATATAGACTCGTGGAATGATATCAGTGAAAAGTGCGGTGAAATAGATTTTTTCATACAACCTAAACAGTTTAAGTACTATATGCCAAAACAGATACGCACAACACTGCCTCAAGAGAAATGA